In a genomic window of Sulfurisphaera tokodaii str. 7:
- a CDS encoding NOB1 family endonuclease → MDYSHKIVFDTGAFLAGLQNYYEKIYTNSLVINEIKDKKSRELLDLAIMAGKIIIMEPEENTLKKTKKIAEKISAYNLSKTDLSIAALAYELRPSIVFTDDLTLQNLLLNLGIEFKSVKLNIRIRNRKKYKFTCKACGKTFSRSYSSCPYCGNTIIVVSYNE, encoded by the coding sequence ATGGACTATTCACATAAAATTGTTTTTGATACTGGGGCATTTTTAGCTGGTCTGCAAAACTACTATGAAAAAATATACACCAATAGTCTTGTTATAAATGAGATAAAAGATAAAAAATCTAGAGAATTATTAGACCTTGCAATTATGGCTGGAAAAATAATTATTATGGAACCAGAAGAGAATACCTTGAAAAAGACAAAGAAAATTGCAGAAAAGATTTCTGCTTATAATCTCTCAAAAACAGATTTAAGCATAGCGGCACTTGCATATGAACTAAGACCTAGTATAGTTTTCACAGATGATTTAACACTACAAAATTTATTATTAAATCTTGGTATAGAATTTAAATCTGTAAAATTAAATATTAGAATTAGAAATAGAAAGAAATACAAATTTACATGCAAAGCGTGCGGAAAAACATTCAGTAGATCCTATTCTTCGTGCCCATATTGTGGAAATACAATAATAGTAGTTAGTTATAATGAATGA
- a CDS encoding DUF371 domain-containing protein codes for MIAIDIVKAYGHNNVKATHRSTLEITKDNYLTPKGDCIIGINANKGAYDLSPEVKQLIKKGGYVYVIIKVNDMIDIIHGYGNENLTLENPNKIIIRKSNYTADNSTIMIKADKSAKDIKREIIKELKENKAELVTYILASDLPLEDSQILRIVINWNPSIPT; via the coding sequence ATGATAGCAATTGATATTGTTAAAGCATATGGACATAATAACGTAAAAGCTACCCATAGAAGTACACTAGAAATTACAAAAGATAATTATCTGACTCCTAAAGGAGATTGTATTATTGGAATAAATGCTAATAAAGGAGCATATGATCTTTCCCCAGAAGTAAAACAATTGATAAAGAAGGGTGGATATGTATATGTGATTATAAAGGTAAATGATATGATTGACATTATACATGGTTATGGTAATGAAAATTTAACTTTAGAAAATCCAAACAAAATAATTATTAGAAAATCCAATTATACAGCAGATAACTCAACAATTATGATTAAAGCGGATAAATCAGCTAAGGATATAAAAAGGGAAATAATCAAAGAACTTAAAGAAAATAAAGCTGAATTAGTGACTTATATTTTAGCATCTGACCTTCCCCTTGAAGATTCTCAGATCCTTAGAATAGTCATTAACTGGAATCCATCTATCCCCACCTAG
- a CDS encoding ribonuclease P protein component 4 yields the protein MVRVKNVKMYKKRSLQLIRLAIELAKNNNIELARMYIKLALLYSRKLKFKIPIEYKRLFCRKCFTPLIIGITERRRIKNKVLVRTCLYCGWTRRYKLQYKTTNKKSKS from the coding sequence ATGGTCAGAGTAAAAAATGTGAAGATGTATAAAAAGAGATCATTACAGCTCATAAGACTCGCAATTGAGCTTGCTAAAAATAATAATATAGAGCTCGCAAGAATGTATATAAAGCTTGCACTACTTTATTCAAGGAAATTAAAGTTTAAAATACCAATAGAGTACAAAAGACTATTTTGTAGAAAATGTTTTACTCCCCTTATCATCGGAATCACTGAAAGAAGAAGAATAAAAAATAAAGTCTTAGTAAGAACATGTTTATATTGTGGATGGACAAGAAGATACAAATTACAGTATAAAACAACTAATAAAAAAAGCAAAAGCTAG
- the trxA gene encoding thioredoxin: MTTEKDPELGKLLEKKAKELMSQKPKGEVIHLDSKNFDSFLASHKIAVVDFWAEWCAPCLILAPIIEELAEDYPQVGFGKLNSDENPDIAARYGVMSLPTVIFFKDGEPVDEIIGAVPREEIEIRIKNLLGE; the protein is encoded by the coding sequence ATGACAACTGAGAAAGACCCTGAATTAGGAAAATTGCTAGAGAAGAAAGCCAAAGAACTTATGAGCCAAAAGCCTAAAGGAGAAGTAATTCATTTAGATAGTAAAAACTTTGACTCTTTCTTAGCTTCGCACAAAATCGCAGTAGTTGATTTTTGGGCAGAGTGGTGTGCACCATGTTTAATCCTTGCACCCATAATTGAGGAATTAGCAGAAGATTATCCACAAGTTGGATTTGGAAAGTTAAACAGCGACGAAAATCCAGATATTGCCGCAAGATATGGTGTCATGAGTCTACCTACAGTTATCTTCTTTAAAGATGGTGAACCAGTAGATGAAATTATAGGTGCTGTTCCAAGAGAAGAAATAGAGATAAGAATTAAGAATTTATTAGGTGAATAA
- a CDS encoding AMP-binding protein, with product MDYFTLYQYSIENPEKYWSSFANKLEWFSKWNSVIIRDKYIAKWFVNGKTNIAYNSVNTHQGKALIWYGEDGKRIEITYDELNRLSNSIANLLKKRGIKKGMRIAIYSPNSILTLASILGTAKIGAIYTLIFAGLGIEAIKSRLNDFNPDLVISSRKTFRRGKEIPLLIEGDINFERNDEDEIRKLLDSDEVKVEEIEANEPLKVMYTSGTTGKPKGVILPHGAWMVGDYTVFDLLFGLKPGDKVLTTTDVGWITFSRIMYGTLLHGSTFIFMEGAPDYPKDRLVKIIEEEQPKVLFTSPTLIRLLMKYDIKLPRVEYIATAGEIFDEKSWNYALEIADKVTDVYGQSELGYVVGIPYSLESIKPKIGYAGVPFPGIVLDTLDDEGKAVRNKPGYLVAKTPFPTQFIGILNNEKKFTEYFEKFGFHDTGDLAIFDGTYIKIVGRADDMIKVAGHRITSGEVESIIASIDGVKDVAVVGIPDEIRGEKLAIFVVGKVDKEEIKRKVLDALGPIYIIHDVYVVEKLPKSRSGKTVRRILRDILLNKEIDASILEDPEVVKEIKDEIS from the coding sequence ATGGATTATTTCACTCTTTATCAATATTCAATAGAAAACCCAGAAAAATATTGGAGTTCTTTTGCTAATAAATTAGAATGGTTTTCTAAGTGGAATAGTGTTATAATAAGGGACAAATACATCGCAAAATGGTTTGTTAATGGTAAAACTAATATAGCCTATAATTCCGTCAATACACATCAAGGCAAGGCACTAATTTGGTATGGAGAAGACGGAAAAAGAATAGAAATAACATATGATGAACTAAATAGGCTAAGTAACTCTATTGCAAACTTACTTAAAAAGAGGGGAATTAAAAAAGGTATGAGGATTGCTATTTATTCACCCAATTCTATACTAACATTGGCCTCAATTTTAGGAACAGCTAAAATTGGTGCTATTTATACCCTTATCTTTGCTGGACTAGGTATTGAGGCTATAAAATCTAGGCTTAATGATTTTAATCCAGACCTTGTCATATCATCAAGAAAGACCTTTAGGAGAGGAAAAGAAATACCCCTATTAATAGAAGGGGATATTAATTTTGAAAGAAATGATGAAGATGAAATCCGCAAACTTTTAGATAGCGATGAAGTAAAAGTGGAAGAAATAGAAGCTAATGAACCATTAAAAGTGATGTACACTTCTGGTACTACGGGTAAGCCTAAAGGAGTAATTTTGCCTCATGGTGCGTGGATGGTAGGAGATTATACAGTATTTGATTTACTTTTTGGACTAAAACCTGGTGATAAGGTCCTAACTACTACAGATGTCGGCTGGATAACTTTCTCTAGAATAATGTATGGTACTTTACTTCATGGTTCTACTTTTATATTTATGGAAGGAGCTCCAGATTATCCTAAAGATAGATTAGTTAAAATAATTGAAGAAGAGCAACCCAAAGTACTATTCACTTCTCCCACTTTAATAAGATTGTTGATGAAATATGATATAAAACTTCCAAGAGTAGAATATATTGCTACTGCAGGAGAGATATTTGATGAAAAAAGCTGGAATTATGCATTAGAAATTGCAGATAAAGTTACTGATGTATATGGACAAAGCGAATTGGGCTATGTAGTAGGAATACCTTATTCACTAGAGAGCATAAAACCGAAGATAGGATATGCAGGTGTACCTTTTCCTGGTATAGTCTTAGATACATTGGATGATGAGGGGAAGGCAGTGAGAAACAAACCTGGCTATCTAGTTGCAAAAACTCCTTTTCCAACTCAATTTATAGGAATATTAAATAATGAAAAGAAATTTACAGAATATTTTGAGAAATTTGGTTTCCATGATACCGGAGATTTAGCAATATTTGATGGAACTTATATAAAGATAGTAGGAAGAGCAGACGATATGATTAAAGTTGCAGGGCATAGAATTACAAGTGGAGAAGTTGAAAGTATAATAGCTAGTATTGATGGAGTGAAAGATGTAGCAGTAGTAGGTATTCCAGACGAAATTAGAGGTGAAAAGCTGGCAATCTTTGTAGTTGGAAAAGTAGATAAAGAGGAAATTAAAAGAAAAGTTCTTGATGCATTAGGACCAATTTATATTATTCATGATGTTTATGTCGTAGAAAAGTTACCTAAATCTAGAAGTGGCAAGACTGTAAGAAGAATTTTAAGAGATATACTTTTAAATAAGGAAATTGATGCTTCAATACTTGAAGACCCAGAAGTCGTAAAGGAGATTAAGGATGAAATTTCATGA
- a CDS encoding 16S rRNA methyltransferase — protein MKINLILLDSSLELVPKEIASHPAVIRNARKRNKKPEHTILDISLHYHAMKNLPNWRKRGRPDIVHLALLMFLTEKVPIKGEVYIHTIDGKIIYVNSDMRPPKNYNRFIGLAEQLLLHGQVPINDANPLMKILNIKLTDLKSKYKIGVLSEDGKKVKPEELCNLGENWLLGVGAFPHGDFSEEIKGVADEYFSISNYKLETHQVICRIISACLQQLGWP, from the coding sequence GTGAAAATCAACCTTATATTACTTGACTCATCCCTAGAGCTAGTTCCAAAAGAAATAGCTTCTCATCCAGCTGTAATTAGAAATGCAAGGAAAAGGAATAAAAAGCCAGAACATACAATTTTAGACATTTCGTTACATTATCATGCAATGAAAAACCTTCCAAATTGGCGGAAGAGAGGCAGACCAGACATTGTACATTTAGCGCTTTTAATGTTTCTCACAGAGAAAGTTCCGATAAAGGGAGAAGTTTATATTCATACGATAGATGGTAAAATTATATACGTAAATAGTGATATGAGACCTCCTAAGAATTACAATAGATTTATTGGACTAGCTGAACAGCTTTTGTTGCATGGTCAAGTTCCAATAAATGATGCAAATCCTTTAATGAAAATATTAAACATTAAACTAACTGATCTAAAGAGTAAGTATAAAATAGGTGTATTAAGTGAAGATGGTAAAAAAGTAAAACCAGAGGAGTTATGCAATTTAGGAGAAAATTGGTTACTTGGCGTTGGTGCTTTTCCTCATGGTGATTTTTCGGAGGAAATTAAAGGTGTTGCAGATGAGTATTTTTCTATAAGTAATTATAAACTGGAAACTCACCAAGTTATATGCAGGATTATTTCTGCCTGTCTTCAACAGTTAGGTTGGCCTTAG
- a CDS encoding NAD(+)/NADH kinase, protein MKLKIFTKNSPDAIEFSKYVKNLAENLGFKITENDPDVVLVIGGDGTLLRAVKDGIPILGVKFGRRSALLDIRPENIKEALELLQKNKYTIEEYPMLEAKSKNINTIAFNEIAILFNNPETVYGSVNIKERKILFEGDGVLIATPQGSWAWSYSATRVLLHKDINGIEITFINPIIPNIKALIIPQTETILVKLEDKGRTQNVRVISDGEIVGNLISKEDEELTITLSKRKAKILRFFNLIEFDGLFT, encoded by the coding sequence ATGAAATTGAAAATATTTACTAAAAACTCCCCTGACGCAATTGAGTTTAGTAAATACGTTAAAAATTTGGCTGAAAACTTGGGTTTTAAGATAACTGAAAATGACCCAGATGTGGTTTTAGTAATAGGTGGCGATGGAACCTTATTAAGAGCAGTAAAAGATGGCATACCAATCTTAGGAGTGAAATTTGGACGTCGCTCAGCCTTACTAGATATAAGACCAGAAAACATTAAAGAAGCTCTTGAACTATTACAGAAAAATAAATATACAATAGAAGAATATCCTATGCTTGAGGCTAAAAGCAAAAATATAAACACAATTGCTTTTAATGAAATAGCTATTTTATTCAACAACCCGGAGACAGTATATGGTAGTGTTAATATAAAAGAAAGAAAAATTCTCTTTGAAGGAGATGGAGTACTTATAGCTACACCACAAGGTAGTTGGGCATGGAGCTATTCAGCAACTAGAGTCTTACTCCATAAAGATATTAATGGAATTGAAATAACGTTCATAAACCCTATTATTCCAAACATAAAAGCTCTAATAATCCCTCAGACAGAGACAATACTTGTGAAATTGGAAGATAAAGGAAGAACACAAAATGTCAGAGTTATTAGTGACGGAGAAATTGTAGGAAATTTAATAAGTAAAGAAGACGAGGAATTAACTATAACTCTCTCTAAAAGAAAAGCAAAAATATTAAGGTTTTTTAACTTAATTGAATTTGATGGACTATTCACATAA
- a CDS encoding menaquinone biosynthesis family protein, with translation MVTIKVGPLADSGDLYPFIPLIEGIIKPEGFNLEFEIITTVQDTNEKVLKKEVDVAVPSAAMYPYIQDDYYILGNAIASAIDGITGMPVISLTPLSIEDLKKSRIIVHGHNTTAFTLYKLLIGKYNKLVIVKKVLDEIKALGKEGDALVAVHEIKMMYALEKLGIKVNRVTSMWDLWKNLAGNVPMPLGTVVINKDLGKDIALKFKEVYEKSKKYAEKHIDEIIRKDAEIMKEAHKENIDEEIIRKTIWADIQEYNVPLEDVKRGMEIFYNLTADRGILPKVKKIDII, from the coding sequence ATGGTAACAATAAAAGTTGGCCCATTAGCTGATTCTGGAGATCTATATCCATTTATACCATTAATTGAGGGAATAATAAAACCTGAAGGTTTTAATTTAGAATTTGAGATAATTACAACGGTCCAAGATACTAATGAAAAGGTATTAAAGAAGGAAGTTGATGTAGCAGTACCTTCAGCAGCTATGTATCCATATATACAAGACGATTATTATATTCTAGGAAATGCAATTGCCTCTGCCATAGATGGTATAACTGGAATGCCTGTAATATCACTTACTCCTCTATCAATTGAAGATTTAAAGAAGTCAAGAATTATTGTACATGGTCATAATACTACAGCATTTACACTTTACAAACTCTTGATAGGAAAGTATAATAAACTAGTCATTGTAAAGAAAGTGTTAGATGAGATAAAAGCCTTAGGAAAAGAAGGGGATGCATTAGTTGCAGTACATGAGATAAAAATGATGTATGCTTTAGAAAAACTTGGAATAAAAGTTAATAGAGTAACTAGTATGTGGGACTTATGGAAGAACTTGGCAGGAAACGTTCCTATGCCTTTAGGAACAGTGGTGATTAATAAAGACTTAGGAAAGGATATTGCTCTTAAATTCAAGGAGGTTTATGAAAAAAGTAAGAAGTATGCTGAGAAACATATTGATGAAATTATAAGAAAAGATGCTGAAATAATGAAAGAAGCACATAAAGAGAACATTGATGAGGAAATTATAAGAAAAACTATCTGGGCTGATATACAGGAATATAATGTACCATTAGAAGATGTAAAAAGAGGTATGGAAATATTCTATAATTTAACAGCAGATAGAGGAATATTACCTAAAGTAAAGAAAATTGATATCATATAA
- a CDS encoding NAD(P)/FAD-dependent oxidoreductase has protein sequence MTEYDMVVIGGGPVGLYATFYAGLRDMKALLIDAQDELGGQLVTLYPEKMVYDVGGFPGILAYELAQQLVEQAKMFSPDIRIKEWADMIERTQDNMWVVKTDKGNSFKTKTILIAAGIGKMTPSRLGAKGEVEYENKGVYYTVRRKKDFEGKRVLIVGGGDSAVDWALTLAPVAKSVTLIHRRDQFRAHERSVKQLYQVATVYTWHELKEVRGDGNRVTQAVIFDNRTKDEKILDVDAVIISIGFKGDLGNMPKWGVNMKGRDIIVNAKMETNLPGVYAAGDIASQEGAPKLALIAVGFGQAAIAVSVAKKYIDPNASLFAGHSSEMDKFKK, from the coding sequence TTGACAGAATACGATATGGTAGTGATAGGAGGAGGTCCAGTAGGTCTGTATGCAACTTTTTATGCAGGATTAAGAGATATGAAAGCATTACTTATTGATGCACAAGATGAGTTGGGAGGACAACTCGTTACATTGTATCCAGAAAAAATGGTATATGATGTAGGTGGCTTCCCTGGAATTTTAGCATATGAGTTAGCACAACAGTTGGTCGAGCAAGCAAAAATGTTCTCGCCAGATATTAGAATTAAAGAATGGGCAGATATGATTGAACGAACGCAAGATAACATGTGGGTTGTTAAAACAGACAAAGGTAATTCTTTCAAGACTAAAACAATTCTTATAGCTGCCGGTATAGGTAAAATGACTCCATCAAGATTAGGAGCTAAAGGCGAAGTAGAATATGAAAATAAGGGAGTATACTACACTGTAAGAAGAAAGAAAGATTTTGAAGGAAAAAGAGTTTTAATTGTAGGAGGGGGAGATTCAGCTGTAGATTGGGCATTGACTTTAGCCCCTGTAGCCAAATCAGTAACATTGATTCATAGAAGAGACCAGTTTAGGGCTCATGAAAGAAGTGTAAAGCAGTTATATCAAGTAGCAACAGTTTATACGTGGCATGAATTGAAAGAAGTTAGAGGAGACGGAAATAGAGTAACGCAAGCTGTAATATTTGATAATAGGACCAAGGACGAGAAAATATTAGATGTAGATGCTGTAATAATCAGTATTGGCTTCAAAGGAGATTTAGGAAATATGCCAAAGTGGGGTGTAAATATGAAGGGAAGGGATATTATAGTTAATGCTAAAATGGAAACTAACTTACCTGGAGTTTATGCTGCTGGTGATATTGCTTCACAAGAAGGTGCACCAAAATTAGCATTAATAGCAGTCGGATTTGGGCAAGCTGCTATTGCTGTAAGTGTCGCAAAGAAATATATTGATCCAAATGCTTCATTATTTGCTGGCCATAGTTCTGAAATGGATAAGTTCAAAAAATGA
- a CDS encoding YhbY family RNA-binding protein, whose product MDGQEDTNYSIKQLIKKAKASHADVRIGKKGVTEEIINEIKRRLKEHKVVKIKIGIEVENRKEFARKIAELTEAKLIEVRGFTFILAKENDSN is encoded by the coding sequence GTGGATGGACAAGAAGATACAAATTACAGTATAAAACAACTAATAAAAAAAGCAAAAGCTAGTCATGCAGATGTAAGAATAGGCAAAAAAGGAGTAACAGAAGAAATTATAAATGAAATAAAAAGACGGCTAAAGGAACATAAAGTAGTTAAGATAAAAATAGGAATAGAAGTAGAAAATAGAAAAGAGTTTGCAAGAAAAATTGCTGAACTTACTGAGGCAAAACTTATTGAAGTAAGAGGATTTACATTTATTTTAGCGAAAGAAAATGATAGCAATTGA
- a CDS encoding D-aminoacyl-tRNA deacylase translates to MDIRIIYSIQDAVGKTIKELGYKFEEINEDIIDFRYEKGDVIVVFSRHESSSKIPSLTVHYPGNPIDKTMGGEPKKLGIAFPSLLTSIYREIRKINIDIEKAIEATHHGPTYQHIPIIFVEIGSSKEYWENKELVKTLIEATLRGIDKYKDIECENKIVGFGGTHYTPYFSLLAEKSCVGHIISKYYLAELSNEVILQTVNNTIEKIDTVMFDNVNSKIREKIVNLLATYKLNFKFR, encoded by the coding sequence ATGGATATCAGAATTATTTACTCAATTCAAGATGCTGTAGGTAAAACGATAAAAGAACTTGGATACAAGTTTGAAGAAATTAATGAAGACATTATAGACTTTAGATACGAAAAGGGAGACGTTATAGTAGTTTTTTCAAGACATGAGAGCTCTTCTAAAATACCATCCTTAACTGTGCATTATCCTGGTAATCCTATTGATAAGACAATGGGTGGAGAGCCAAAGAAATTAGGTATAGCTTTTCCTTCACTGTTGACTTCAATTTATAGGGAAATAAGAAAAATTAATATAGATATAGAAAAAGCCATAGAGGCTACACATCACGGACCCACATATCAACATATACCAATCATCTTTGTAGAGATAGGTAGTTCTAAGGAATATTGGGAAAACAAGGAACTTGTAAAAACTTTAATAGAAGCTACATTAAGAGGTATAGATAAATATAAGGACATAGAATGTGAAAATAAAATAGTAGGTTTCGGAGGGACACATTATACCCCATATTTTTCTCTATTAGCCGAAAAGAGTTGTGTAGGGCATATAATCTCTAAATACTATCTCGCAGAACTTTCTAACGAAGTTATATTACAAACAGTTAATAATACAATAGAAAAGATTGACACGGTTATGTTTGATAATGTAAACTCGAAGATCAGAGAAAAGATAGTTAATTTACTAGCCACTTATAAATTAAACTTCAAGTTTAGATAA
- the yjjX gene encoding inosine/xanthosine triphosphatase, which yields MWIIKMFVAIGSTNKAKVEAVKEALKIIGLNADVISVNVESGVSSQPFCHETFVGAKNRAYNALNATNADIGIGIEGGICYYENKYLAFAVVYAANKEGLENFSFSMAFSLPYSMVKHILEGRELGEATDLIFSTKDSKQHEGAIGYLTKVITRKELYIQPVIAALYPFYNKIE from the coding sequence ATGTGGATAATAAAAATGTTTGTCGCAATAGGTTCCACAAACAAAGCTAAAGTTGAGGCTGTAAAGGAAGCTTTAAAGATTATAGGCCTTAATGCTGACGTAATAAGCGTAAATGTTGAATCTGGAGTTTCTTCTCAACCTTTTTGCCATGAGACTTTTGTTGGTGCTAAAAATAGGGCTTATAATGCTTTAAACGCAACAAATGCAGATATAGGAATAGGAATCGAAGGAGGTATTTGTTATTATGAAAATAAATACTTAGCATTTGCTGTGGTTTATGCTGCGAATAAAGAAGGATTAGAAAATTTTTCTTTTTCAATGGCATTTTCTCTTCCGTATAGTATGGTTAAACATATTCTTGAAGGTAGAGAATTAGGAGAAGCTACAGATTTAATTTTTTCAACTAAGGATAGCAAACAACATGAAGGTGCAATAGGATATTTAACTAAAGTGATTACAAGAAAAGAACTTTATATTCAACCAGTAATAGCTGCACTTTACCCATTCTATAATAAAATAGAATAG
- a CDS encoding class I SAM-dependent methyltransferase — MICIKVEKNRAIDVISNFISDIFSIFTDGKYIYIEVNSNKKIEKYEVVDCSKIKKRTPRLSDLIPGVRSFYLIGDILLISPKKEVDTNLLSQIILKINPKVKTIFIRKKVEGELRINELKFIGGEYKTTTIYRENNINFFIDIAKVYVNPSLANERLELSKEIECNKYILDAFCGYGAFTLYLLLKCYYIVAGDLNIDGLYMLKKSLSLNKLRGYVDIVQYDASFLPFRDKAFNVIVADNPTMIVNFREELCRIGDEIIFYVLAKNEKEAKEKLGGDRWIPVNDYSKDLRIFKGKVRC; from the coding sequence ATGATATGCATAAAGGTAGAAAAAAATAGGGCAATAGATGTTATAAGTAATTTTATATCAGATATTTTTTCAATTTTTACAGATGGAAAATATATCTACATAGAAGTAAATTCCAATAAAAAAATAGAAAAATATGAAGTTGTAGATTGTTCAAAAATTAAAAAGAGAACACCCAGACTAAGTGATTTAATACCGGGAGTTAGAAGTTTTTATCTTATTGGTGATATTTTATTAATTTCGCCTAAAAAAGAGGTAGATACAAATCTATTAAGTCAAATAATACTTAAAATAAATCCTAAAGTAAAAACGATATTTATAAGAAAAAAAGTAGAAGGAGAGCTAAGAATAAATGAGCTGAAGTTTATTGGGGGCGAATATAAAACAACTACTATATATAGAGAAAATAATATAAATTTCTTTATTGATATTGCTAAAGTTTATGTAAATCCTAGTTTAGCGAATGAGAGATTAGAATTATCTAAAGAAATAGAGTGTAATAAATATATTTTAGACGCATTTTGTGGATATGGTGCATTTACCCTTTATTTACTTTTAAAATGTTATTACATTGTAGCTGGAGATTTAAATATTGACGGTCTTTATATGCTAAAGAAATCTTTAAGCCTTAATAAGTTACGTGGTTATGTTGATATTGTACAATATGATGCATCCTTTCTTCCCTTTAGAGATAAAGCTTTCAATGTTATAGTTGCTGATAATCCTACTATGATTGTTAATTTCAGAGAAGAGTTATGTAGAATTGGAGATGAAATAATATTCTATGTTTTAGCAAAAAATGAAAAAGAAGCAAAAGAGAAACTAGGTGGGGATAGATGGATTCCAGTTAATGACTATTCTAAGGATCTGAGAATCTTCAAGGGGAAGGTCAGATGCTAA
- a CDS encoding NAD(P)/FAD-dependent oxidoreductase yields MADLTIIGSGITGLLISKLFNGESEIYEDVRGIEKLNSNASLWTIIPPLCGKYKQICENSINFYEEMGNKYNIFHKRVYTLTDKELSNNVISEDELANLEPNLRINSTLRKIENSFFIEGEELIKKLALESNIKFGKKVVAIDVKNDEIKYIKLSSGEKIAIKRLIIAGGYGIKELYPIDLIPYKGHLVITKSPYSLTGIIHYKGKIMVKGENNLYINGDSINDSSLSFDYEIIKDHIYTLSQIFPLDIDLKIRVGIRSVSSDGEPIVKKIYKNAVIVTGFRFGFALAPYLAKEALRIIEEM; encoded by the coding sequence ATGGCTGATTTAACTATAATAGGTTCTGGAATCACGGGACTACTTATATCAAAGCTTTTTAATGGAGAAAGTGAGATATATGAAGACGTAAGAGGGATAGAAAAACTTAATTCTAATGCAAGTTTATGGACAATTATACCTCCTTTATGTGGGAAATATAAACAAATTTGTGAAAATTCCATAAATTTTTATGAAGAAATGGGTAATAAATACAATATCTTTCATAAAAGAGTATATACTTTAACAGATAAAGAACTTAGTAATAACGTAATAAGTGAAGATGAATTAGCAAATTTAGAACCAAATCTAAGGATAAATAGTACGCTTAGAAAAATAGAAAATAGTTTCTTTATTGAAGGTGAGGAATTAATTAAAAAACTAGCTCTTGAGAGTAATATTAAATTCGGGAAAAAAGTTGTTGCTATAGATGTAAAAAATGATGAAATTAAATATATAAAATTAAGTTCTGGTGAAAAAATAGCGATTAAAAGATTAATAATTGCGGGAGGATATGGAATTAAGGAACTATATCCAATTGATCTTATTCCTTATAAAGGACATCTTGTGATTACAAAATCTCCCTATAGTTTAACTGGAATTATTCATTATAAAGGGAAAATAATGGTAAAAGGAGAAAATAATCTTTATATAAATGGAGACTCTATTAATGATTCTTCTCTTTCTTTTGACTATGAAATAATTAAAGACCATATTTACACGTTATCTCAAATTTTTCCCTTAGATATAGATTTGAAGATAAGAGTGGGAATTAGAAGCGTATCTAGTGACGGCGAACCAATAGTTAAAAAAATATATAAAAATGCTGTAATAGTTACCGGTTTCAGATTTGGTTTTGCCTTAGCACCTTATTTAGCTAAAGAAGCTTTAAGAATAATCGAGGAGATGTAG